The proteins below are encoded in one region of Bremerella sp. P1:
- a CDS encoding type II secretion system F family protein — translation MGTVIFLGTIGILGLVAYRMHQVQLRALALDRFQTIEYVEPIAEQPTETKPQRQVIRRYLLIPWICGAIASVIVFWLVGLSAVISLTMGLIVALLLVIVEVWNAQRQAAKLEEQLAEAIDLMIGTLGAGAGLSTSMSVVIEELRDPLRGQFKELLGRINFGDDARLVFAQLAARIPLDTYLLFASALSVHWEVGGNLTPTLSAVGQTIRDRLEIARRIRSNATQSDISTVAILGLTYFIALVMWRNSPDQMEAFVTSPTGEFFVAGSMLLQAVGIVWMHWMSRPKF, via the coding sequence GTGGGTACGGTTATCTTTCTGGGAACGATCGGAATCCTGGGACTGGTTGCCTATCGAATGCACCAGGTGCAACTTCGTGCACTGGCCCTCGATCGTTTTCAGACGATTGAATACGTCGAACCGATCGCTGAGCAGCCGACTGAGACAAAACCGCAGCGGCAAGTCATTCGTCGATATTTGTTGATTCCGTGGATTTGTGGAGCAATCGCATCGGTCATCGTGTTCTGGCTGGTCGGCCTTAGTGCGGTGATCTCGCTGACGATGGGCTTAATCGTAGCATTGCTATTGGTGATCGTCGAAGTCTGGAACGCCCAACGGCAGGCTGCCAAGCTGGAAGAGCAATTAGCCGAAGCGATCGATCTGATGATTGGTACGCTGGGCGCCGGAGCAGGCCTCAGTACATCGATGTCAGTTGTGATCGAAGAACTTCGCGATCCGCTTCGTGGCCAATTCAAGGAACTACTGGGAAGGATCAACTTCGGGGATGATGCGCGACTCGTGTTCGCACAACTCGCTGCTCGTATTCCTTTAGATACCTATCTATTGTTCGCCTCCGCTCTATCGGTTCACTGGGAAGTCGGGGGGAACCTGACACCCACACTTTCGGCCGTCGGGCAAACGATTCGAGACCGTCTCGAGATTGCCCGGCGTATTCGATCCAACGCTACACAGTCCGATATTTCGACCGTTGCGATCCTCGGTTTGACTTACTTCATTGCCTTGGTGATGTGGAGAAACAGTCCAGATCAGATGGAAGCTTTCGTTACCTCACCGACGGGCGAGTTTTTCGTTGCCGGATCAATGTTACTGCAAGCGGTCGGTATCGTCTGGATGCACTGGATGAGCCGTCCCAAGTTTTGA
- a CDS encoding TadE/TadG family type IV pilus assembly protein, whose translation MIQLSFRTRRQPRRGYVLVLFAMLFWVLLGMAALVIDLGLSRVKLRQMQSATDTAALAGLQGELTGPDDRIESRWLAAQTFHPDINQDFETYATQQTELSIVDDSPPAGGVLEDPRGRRWAPNLEPNTDNVSKGDLEYLPGSNEFYARLRHSTIAPVVGVRGDSPPLPYLFGRATVRTPKRPSDAIYRGMTIKSASLASTTRALSMGPTVVTPMGDTIAGVEFVATLSEWDNSIVHDIQPGEELTRYSVGDVAPNGMMPAASSPTGYVAIYDPSTTEANRIAGFGFIVSGSRELGHIAPENATSTMFPAINASSPPSLAEYQQLFSINGDNFVQTVCLSPTPVNEFQED comes from the coding sequence ATGATTCAACTGAGCTTTAGAACTCGACGACAACCGAGACGCGGCTACGTGCTGGTGCTGTTTGCGATGCTGTTCTGGGTGTTACTGGGAATGGCTGCGCTGGTGATCGATTTGGGTTTGTCCCGCGTTAAGCTTCGCCAGATGCAATCTGCCACGGATACTGCGGCACTCGCCGGACTGCAAGGCGAGCTGACCGGTCCGGACGATCGTATCGAATCGCGATGGCTGGCAGCGCAAACGTTTCATCCTGACATCAATCAGGACTTTGAAACCTACGCCACCCAACAAACGGAACTGAGCATAGTTGATGACTCCCCACCTGCAGGCGGTGTCTTGGAAGACCCTCGTGGACGGCGATGGGCGCCGAATCTGGAGCCCAACACCGATAACGTTTCCAAGGGGGACTTGGAGTATTTGCCGGGCTCGAACGAATTCTATGCTCGCCTACGCCACTCGACGATCGCTCCCGTAGTGGGAGTGCGAGGCGACTCGCCTCCGCTACCCTATCTTTTTGGTCGCGCGACCGTGCGAACACCCAAAAGGCCAAGTGACGCAATTTATCGTGGTATGACCATCAAGTCGGCATCATTGGCCTCGACAACGCGAGCTCTATCGATGGGGCCCACGGTCGTTACTCCGATGGGAGATACGATCGCCGGCGTTGAATTTGTTGCGACACTCAGTGAATGGGACAACTCGATTGTCCATGACATTCAACCGGGCGAAGAGCTAACCCGATATAGCGTCGGTGATGTCGCACCGAACGGTATGATGCCCGCTGCATCGTCGCCCACCGGCTACGTCGCAATCTACGATCCGTCGACAACTGAGGCGAATCGGATCGCTGGCTTTGGCTTCATCGTGAGTGGATCTCGGGAACTCGGCCACATTGCGCCGGAAAATGCGACCAGCACTATGTTCCCCGCGATCAATGCTTCGTCCCCTCCTAGTCTCGCCGAATACCAACAGTTGTTCAGCATAAACGGAGATAATTTCGTCCAGACGGTTTGCTTGTCTCCGACTCCCGTTAATGAATTTCAAGAAGACTAA
- a CDS encoding prepilin peptidase: MTVDWTILVPLSVLAIATVCDLRTREIPDWLSIALLVWGLVAKLAGWIELPWIALAMGLGLGFIATLPFFWLGGLGGGDVKLITALGWVIGPVGLLITLLAMALTGGVLALIAALRGQKDYAYVPAILAGMIACGLCEWVYTIDLV; this comes from the coding sequence CCGTTGATTGGACAATCCTGGTTCCCCTCAGCGTGCTGGCGATCGCGACCGTTTGCGATCTGCGGACGCGGGAGATCCCCGATTGGCTGTCGATTGCCCTGCTGGTGTGGGGCCTGGTGGCGAAGCTTGCCGGCTGGATCGAACTTCCCTGGATCGCTCTGGCAATGGGCTTGGGCTTGGGTTTTATCGCGACGCTACCCTTCTTCTGGCTCGGCGGCCTGGGTGGGGGAGACGTCAAATTGATTACCGCTTTGGGGTGGGTAATCGGCCCGGTTGGGCTGTTGATCACCCTCTTGGCGATGGCCCTGACCGGGGGCGTGCTGGCACTGATTGCCGCACTGCGGGGGCAGAAAGACTATGCCTACGTTCCGGCTATTTTGGCAGGCATGATTGCCTGTGGATTATGTGAATGGGTTTACACGATTGACCTCGTATAG
- a CDS encoding TadE/TadG family type IV pilus assembly protein, whose protein sequence is MNTQRKGQSLVEFALVALVLYLLLGAIFTFGHALYVAQQVQMSADLLAREVSRTPCSVSTPTLRSALSDVSITSTTFDESLLIYDYVDGENLAETIQSWPIVNRQLSVVMIDDGNTFRIPGARERTVAGEQRIQIARTLDADFSNDADWVDVVEELTSDTDGSLYPPGGDAGGVVALRINYPVHSAFFTAMEPLPAGSQFADPNANFIEVPDPASEFDVETPTRFDPRTELYGGDRGLGRQYAWGTQVRPYRRIVSGQAIYRREVFTP, encoded by the coding sequence ATGAATACGCAAAGGAAAGGTCAATCCCTGGTCGAATTTGCCCTGGTCGCGCTGGTGCTGTACCTGCTGCTGGGGGCCATATTTACGTTCGGCCATGCTCTCTACGTCGCACAGCAAGTTCAGATGTCGGCCGATCTTCTGGCCCGCGAGGTGTCGCGCACGCCTTGTAGCGTTTCGACACCCACTCTGCGAAGCGCTCTCAGCGATGTGTCGATTACCAGTACAACCTTCGACGAGTCGCTCCTCATCTACGATTATGTTGACGGTGAGAACCTGGCCGAGACGATTCAGTCTTGGCCCATCGTCAATCGACAGCTTTCCGTCGTCATGATTGACGATGGCAATACGTTCCGAATTCCGGGTGCCCGAGAGCGAACAGTTGCCGGGGAGCAGCGGATTCAGATCGCCAGAACGCTCGACGCAGACTTCTCGAATGACGCTGACTGGGTCGACGTGGTCGAGGAATTAACCAGTGATACCGATGGTAGTCTATATCCCCCCGGGGGTGATGCTGGCGGTGTCGTTGCCCTACGGATCAACTACCCGGTGCATTCAGCGTTTTTTACGGCCATGGAGCCGCTTCCAGCAGGATCTCAGTTCGCGGACCCGAATGCCAATTTCATCGAAGTGCCAGATCCCGCTTCCGAGTTCGACGTGGAGACACCAACTCGCTTCGATCCTCGCACAGAACTCTACGGTGGCGACCGAGGACTAGGTCGCCAATATGCCTGGGGCACCCAAGTAAGGCCATACCGAAGGATCGTATCTGGCCAAGCGATCTATCGCAGAGAAGTCTTTACGCCTTAA
- a CDS encoding CpaF family protein translates to MSDDSLRDLFGNNTASVPLQRMKREEKKRSQTLPPSTPLGNDAGSINYLNVKADLHRTLLDDLDRRNLIGASEADLNRFVRDFVDQALEETVVPLNDQERTRLVDDLLEETLGVGPLASLMADPAVTDILVNGPHQVYVERFGQLELTKIQFRDVDHLIRIIQRIASRVGRRIDEGSPMVDARLADGSRVNATLPPATIDGPTLSIRRFGKRRLRADDLMQLGMFSETMHQFLQYMVIGRRNILVSGGTGSGKSTLLGAVAESIPGRERIVTIEDAAELMLDQVHVVRMETRPPNVEGRGVITSRDLMVNSLRMRPDRIIMGEVRSGEALDMLQAMNTGHDGSLTTIHANSPRDALSRLETMVLMAGLDLPSRAIREQIVSAIQVIVHVRRYEDGVRRVESIAEIAGLEGNTPQLQEIYRFRHQGREGKRIQGQHQSTGIVPRVVDQLRALGTDLPMSLFQKGEA, encoded by the coding sequence ATGAGCGACGACTCACTCCGCGACCTGTTCGGCAATAACACGGCTTCAGTTCCACTTCAGAGGATGAAGCGGGAAGAGAAGAAGCGAAGCCAGACCCTTCCGCCATCGACGCCTTTGGGGAATGATGCCGGAAGCATCAACTATCTGAATGTAAAAGCCGACCTTCATCGAACGCTGCTTGATGATCTCGACCGCCGCAACCTGATTGGTGCCAGCGAAGCCGACCTGAATCGTTTCGTACGTGATTTCGTCGACCAGGCGCTCGAAGAGACCGTCGTACCCTTGAACGACCAAGAGCGAACTCGCCTTGTCGATGACCTGCTTGAGGAAACGCTTGGCGTTGGTCCGCTCGCAAGCCTGATGGCCGATCCGGCGGTTACCGATATTTTGGTCAACGGCCCTCATCAAGTTTATGTGGAACGATTCGGCCAATTGGAACTAACGAAAATCCAGTTCCGCGACGTCGATCATCTCATTCGTATTATCCAGCGGATCGCTTCTCGGGTAGGACGACGTATCGACGAAGGTTCTCCTATGGTCGATGCTCGCCTAGCGGATGGAAGCCGTGTGAACGCCACGCTCCCGCCTGCGACGATCGATGGGCCTACGCTTTCGATTCGTCGTTTTGGTAAGCGTCGTCTGCGTGCGGATGACTTGATGCAACTCGGTATGTTTTCGGAAACGATGCACCAGTTTCTGCAGTACATGGTGATTGGACGACGAAACATCCTTGTCTCTGGCGGTACCGGCTCCGGGAAGTCGACCTTGCTCGGGGCGGTTGCCGAATCGATACCTGGTCGCGAGCGAATCGTCACGATCGAAGATGCGGCAGAGTTGATGCTTGATCAAGTGCACGTCGTCCGAATGGAGACGCGGCCGCCCAATGTGGAAGGGCGAGGTGTGATTACGTCGCGCGACTTGATGGTGAACTCGCTGCGTATGCGTCCAGACCGGATCATCATGGGGGAAGTTCGTAGCGGCGAGGCGCTAGACATGCTGCAAGCCATGAACACAGGGCACGATGGCAGCCTGACGACCATTCACGCCAATAGCCCACGAGACGCATTGAGCCGCCTGGAGACGATGGTCTTGATGGCCGGGCTCGACCTTCCTTCTCGGGCGATTCGCGAACAGATCGTTTCTGCTATCCAGGTTATCGTTCATGTGCGTCGCTATGAGGATGGTGTCCGTCGCGTAGAGTCGATCGCCGAGATCGCCGGGCTGGAAGGGAATACTCCTCAACTCCAAGAGATTTACCGCTTTCGTCATCAAGGCCGCGAAGGCAAACGCATCCAGGGCCAACATCAAAGCACCGGCATTGTCCCACGCGTGGTCGATCAACTGCGTGCCCTGGGAACGGACCTGCCCATGTCGCTCTTTCAGAAGGGAGAAGCGTAG
- a CDS encoding type II secretion system F family protein produces MNAFWILIAVTFWGVSLIGIALLWRSLRAWQLTQLRWEASEEVTTTSETDLRDMHWLRRWLYRAGYRSDDAWTWWLVATIMFVAIGAVVAILLVLSGVQTLMVRTITLVPGGTGEVFLPLAYLAPWFLAITLGLTPWLIVRQRRRDRVQKIEQDLPLAMELLATLSQAGLGFDAALSRVMETRLAIRPLGKELRSYQADVMSGRARSECLRRLAWRADVPGLSILTSALVQADQVGMGISDVLRRQADDLRSRRRERANMFAMGLATKRMFPLVICFLPGLFVWTLGPVFIQLIQMADTFTQVRNF; encoded by the coding sequence ATGAACGCGTTTTGGATTCTCATTGCTGTTACCTTCTGGGGCGTTTCCCTAATTGGAATCGCCTTGTTGTGGCGTTCGCTGCGCGCGTGGCAATTGACGCAGTTGCGTTGGGAGGCAAGCGAAGAGGTCACCACAACAAGCGAAACAGATCTTCGCGACATGCATTGGCTGCGAAGATGGCTTTACCGTGCTGGCTATCGAAGCGATGACGCTTGGACATGGTGGCTGGTCGCGACGATCATGTTTGTGGCGATCGGTGCCGTAGTTGCAATACTATTGGTGCTTAGCGGCGTGCAAACTTTGATGGTTCGCACAATTACGCTCGTCCCAGGCGGAACAGGCGAAGTCTTTCTCCCTCTGGCTTATTTGGCTCCGTGGTTCTTGGCAATTACGCTTGGCCTGACTCCTTGGCTGATTGTCCGGCAGCGACGACGCGATCGCGTCCAGAAGATTGAACAAGACTTACCGCTGGCGATGGAATTGCTTGCAACGCTCAGCCAGGCAGGCCTGGGATTTGATGCAGCACTTTCGCGGGTGATGGAAACTCGCTTGGCGATCCGCCCATTGGGCAAGGAATTGCGAAGCTATCAGGCGGACGTGATGTCCGGCCGAGCACGCTCGGAATGTCTGCGGCGTCTGGCATGGAGAGCGGACGTACCGGGACTGTCCATACTCACATCAGCGCTAGTGCAAGCGGACCAGGTGGGGATGGGGATCTCGGATGTTCTCAGAAGGCAAGCCGATGACCTGCGTTCTCGTCGCCGTGAAAGGGCAAACATGTTTGCGATGGGCTTGGCTACGAAGCGCATGTTTCCTCTGGTGATTTGCTTCTTACCAGGGCTATTCGTCTGGACGCTCGGACCTGTATTTATCCAGTTGATCCAAATGGCGGATACGTTCACTCAAGTGCGGAATTTCTAA
- a CDS encoding AAA family ATPase, with protein MSTKPQVLTVTRDPKLRNELQELLSSFEDRSFVVVSAQDNRQAVEVARTRQPEIALVEMRESSLPIQTFAREMAAISPSTTVVGVIRDGAFSGNTSESQIVIDLLRSGVKDFLHYPFSLGELDELVRRVEKSAQKAPAKLGAVVAFVSNKGGVGKSTLAINTAVGLAQKYPGRVLLVDASLQLGVAASMLDLRPAATLTEAAKEQSRLDTTLIQEMAVAHSSGLHLLAAPRDAVEAAKVDDEVMTQVLSLARRSYDYVVVDTFPVFDAISLAILDLTSRAFVVTENVVPTLLGTAKLIELLDKFSYPSDQTEVILNRQQRVAGSLSPNDIAIRLGRPIDWIFPYDRNVIGAANTGIPIATTARGYFGFGRELKRFISEVANTRGDLRANGVSYPVNGNKSSTNRNSHDFAEAIVEENR; from the coding sequence GTGTCCACGAAACCTCAAGTACTCACCGTTACCCGCGATCCGAAGCTGCGGAACGAATTACAGGAACTACTCTCCTCTTTCGAGGATCGTTCGTTCGTAGTGGTCTCGGCTCAGGACAATCGTCAGGCAGTGGAAGTGGCCCGAACTCGCCAGCCTGAAATTGCGCTGGTCGAGATGCGTGAGAGCAGTTTGCCGATTCAAACGTTCGCCCGTGAAATGGCGGCAATCTCTCCAAGCACGACGGTAGTGGGGGTCATTCGTGACGGGGCGTTCTCGGGCAATACGTCCGAAAGCCAGATTGTTATCGACTTGCTGCGGAGTGGGGTGAAGGACTTTTTGCATTATCCGTTCTCCCTTGGGGAATTGGACGAACTCGTCCGACGTGTCGAGAAGAGTGCTCAAAAGGCTCCGGCGAAGCTCGGCGCTGTGGTTGCATTCGTGAGCAACAAGGGGGGCGTGGGCAAATCGACGTTGGCGATCAATACGGCAGTTGGTTTGGCTCAGAAATATCCGGGGCGTGTGCTGCTGGTCGATGCGTCGTTGCAACTGGGGGTTGCAGCCTCAATGCTGGATCTACGTCCAGCCGCCACGTTGACCGAAGCCGCGAAAGAGCAGAGCCGGCTCGATACGACCCTCATCCAGGAAATGGCCGTGGCCCACTCATCGGGCTTGCATTTGCTGGCGGCCCCGCGTGATGCAGTTGAAGCGGCAAAGGTCGACGATGAAGTCATGACGCAAGTACTTTCGCTTGCGCGGCGATCCTACGACTACGTCGTGGTCGATACGTTTCCGGTCTTTGATGCGATCTCATTGGCGATTTTAGACCTGACTTCGAGAGCCTTTGTCGTTACCGAGAACGTTGTTCCTACACTCTTAGGAACCGCCAAGCTGATTGAGTTGCTCGATAAGTTTTCGTATCCATCAGATCAAACCGAAGTGATACTGAATCGTCAGCAACGAGTGGCTGGCAGCTTGAGTCCAAACGATATCGCTATACGGCTGGGAAGACCGATCGATTGGATCTTCCCCTACGATCGCAACGTGATTGGTGCGGCGAACACCGGCATCCCAATTGCCACTACGGCCCGCGGCTATTTTGGCTTTGGTCGTGAACTAAAGCGATTTATCAGCGAAGTAGCGAACACTCGGGGCGACTTGCGTGCCAATGGTGTTTCCTACCCTGTCAACGGCAACAAGAGTTCAACGAACCGAAACAGCCATGACTTTGCGGAAGCGATCGTGGAGGAAAATCGATGA
- a CDS encoding DUF192 domain-containing protein, translated as MPQVVQLLDAQSDAVLLDRLHLATSFWRRFRGLQLSPPLPVDEGLLLVPCRSVHTQFMRFAIDIYFFSASGEVLSRKLNARPWVSVAADRSASFAIETSTREFPLLEVGQNILLTGDEPHSIAGHRQLASVTRS; from the coding sequence ATGCCCCAGGTTGTCCAATTACTCGACGCACAATCGGACGCTGTTTTGCTTGATCGGCTCCATTTGGCCACGAGTTTCTGGAGACGCTTTCGCGGACTACAACTCTCGCCGCCACTTCCAGTTGACGAAGGACTTCTGCTTGTCCCTTGCCGATCGGTACATACGCAGTTTATGCGATTTGCAATCGACATCTACTTCTTTTCGGCGTCTGGAGAGGTGCTGTCACGCAAGCTCAATGCCCGGCCTTGGGTGAGCGTGGCCGCTGATCGCAGCGCAAGCTTCGCGATTGAAACTTCCACTCGTGAATTCCCATTGCTGGAAGTTGGGCAAAATATTCTGCTTACCGGCGATGAGCCCCATAGCATCGCGGGGCACCGACAGCTTGCTAGCGTCACAAGATCTTAG